A window from Microbacterium ginsengiterrae encodes these proteins:
- a CDS encoding MerR family transcriptional regulator, with protein sequence MPWSTNELAELAGTTLNTVRHYHRVGLLDEPDRRYNGYKQYDISHLVRLLRIRRLVALGIPLGEIPGILSSDQLPAEVLETVDDTLRTKIEHLTQAREEIASILRNQAPADAPAGFAPVASRLSDADRSMVHLYSQVYDEATLTDIRDMTEADDLDLAAEIDNLPADADEETRQRLIDGLAPVLAQNLAAYPWLRDPGSRLPQGRESGSAEVFVEALVELYNPAQLDVFVRASALAQERVLTLQ encoded by the coding sequence ATGCCGTGGAGTACGAACGAACTCGCGGAGCTCGCGGGGACGACCCTCAACACCGTCCGGCACTACCACCGGGTGGGGCTGCTGGATGAGCCCGACCGCCGATACAACGGGTACAAGCAGTACGACATCTCGCACCTGGTGCGGCTGCTGCGCATCCGGCGACTCGTCGCACTCGGCATCCCGCTGGGAGAGATTCCGGGCATCCTCTCCTCCGACCAGCTGCCGGCCGAGGTTCTTGAGACGGTCGACGACACCCTCAGGACGAAGATCGAGCATCTGACCCAGGCGAGGGAGGAGATCGCGTCGATCCTCCGCAATCAGGCGCCGGCGGATGCGCCGGCCGGGTTCGCCCCGGTCGCCTCGCGTCTCTCCGACGCCGACCGGTCGATGGTTCATCTCTATTCGCAGGTGTACGACGAGGCCACCCTGACCGACATCCGGGACATGACAGAGGCGGATGACCTCGACCTCGCGGCGGAGATCGACAACCTGCCGGCGGATGCCGATGAGGAGACCAGGCAGCGCCTCATCGACGGCCTCGCTCCTGTGCTCGCGCAGAACCTCGCTGCCTACCCGTGGCTCCGCGATCCCGGCTCGCGACTTCCGCAGGGCCGTGAGTCCGGCTCGGCCGAGGTCTTCGTCGAGGCGCTGGTCGAGCTCTACAACCCGGCTCAGCTGGACGTGTTCGTCCGGGCGAGCGCGCTTGCGCAGGAGCGCGTGCTCACGCTCCAGTGA
- a CDS encoding PadR family transcriptional regulator yields the protein MNSSFPTGGFNIESLFGGPGGPGAAIFDAMDQFRKSFEQRTGGPSRMARGDVRAAVITLLAEQPMHGYQIINEIAERSGGSWKPSAGSVYPTLQLLADEGLITAEEQNGRKTYSLTGAGREEAEIAAEKPAPWEAFSSREGSHLTALPKAGMDLAGAAAQVARTGTPAQVQEAVTVLEEARRRLYAILAES from the coding sequence ATGAACAGCTCGTTCCCCACCGGCGGCTTCAACATCGAGTCGCTCTTCGGAGGTCCAGGCGGCCCCGGCGCCGCGATCTTCGATGCCATGGACCAGTTCCGCAAGTCGTTCGAGCAGCGCACCGGCGGCCCTTCGCGCATGGCGCGCGGCGACGTCCGCGCTGCGGTGATCACGCTCCTCGCCGAGCAGCCCATGCACGGCTACCAGATCATCAACGAGATCGCCGAGCGGTCGGGCGGCTCCTGGAAGCCCAGCGCCGGTTCCGTCTACCCGACCCTGCAGCTCCTGGCGGACGAGGGGCTCATCACGGCCGAGGAGCAGAACGGCCGCAAGACGTACTCGCTCACCGGCGCCGGCCGCGAAGAGGCGGAGATCGCCGCGGAGAAGCCGGCACCGTGGGAGGCGTTCTCCTCCCGCGAGGGCAGCCACCTCACCGCGCTGCCGAAGGCCGGGATGGACCTCGCCGGTGCCGCCGCTCAGGTCGCGCGCACCGGAACGCCCGCCCAGGTACAGGAAGCGGTCACCGTGCTCGAGGAGGCGCGACGTAGGCTGTACGCGATCCTTGCCGAAAGCTGA
- a CDS encoding HNH endonuclease signature motif containing protein: MSKLTALHEAMTRLDEAWAGVDDPNDLSREQLVAVSERIALVQRRLDAVHVEVAAGVARESRPELGAESLAKQHGFRNPATMLAATMGVSTGDARRLIAVGEGVEPRRDLIGARLPAKYPVIRSSLEAGRLSAQAAAMIIALLDRCRIAAGAERIAEGERVLADSAVGLGLDEVRKLITRAEAWLDPDGVEPRDEELRSQRTVTIFERGGMIHLNAKLDAESGAPVVAALRGYVTAAFAARKDAVDPDAPDADRRTVPMIQADALSMFCAHALGCTAKGLPLAGATVVVRMNLEDLQAGTGSALIDGVDQPVGAGVVRRMAAGGGVIPCVLGGGSEILDWGREKRLFTRAQRLALVERDGGCAMCGLPPEMTRAHHIRWWQRHRGKTDLSNGVLLCETCHHRIHDNGWDIRIDGAGVGARVWFIPPPYVDRDRTPRLGGRARFDIAA, from the coding sequence ATGTCGAAGTTGACCGCGTTGCACGAGGCGATGACCCGCCTCGATGAGGCGTGGGCGGGAGTCGACGACCCGAACGATCTTTCGCGGGAGCAACTCGTCGCAGTCAGTGAGCGCATCGCGCTCGTACAGAGACGGCTGGATGCCGTGCACGTCGAGGTGGCCGCGGGCGTGGCCAGGGAGTCCCGGCCGGAGCTCGGAGCTGAGAGCCTCGCGAAGCAGCACGGCTTCCGGAACCCCGCCACGATGCTGGCCGCGACGATGGGGGTCTCGACGGGGGATGCGCGCCGCCTCATCGCGGTCGGCGAGGGCGTCGAGCCGCGCCGCGACCTCATCGGGGCGCGGCTGCCGGCGAAGTATCCCGTCATCCGTAGCTCGCTCGAGGCGGGGAGGCTCAGTGCGCAGGCAGCGGCGATGATCATCGCCCTCCTCGACCGGTGCCGCATCGCGGCGGGTGCGGAGCGGATCGCCGAGGGTGAGCGTGTGCTGGCCGACTCCGCCGTCGGGCTCGGGCTCGACGAGGTGCGCAAGCTCATCACGCGGGCGGAGGCGTGGCTCGACCCCGACGGCGTCGAACCGCGTGATGAGGAGCTGCGGTCCCAGCGAACCGTGACGATCTTCGAGCGCGGCGGCATGATCCATCTCAACGCGAAGCTCGACGCCGAATCGGGTGCGCCGGTGGTCGCCGCTTTGCGCGGCTACGTGACGGCAGCGTTCGCGGCGCGCAAGGATGCGGTCGATCCCGATGCTCCGGATGCCGACCGCCGCACGGTCCCCATGATCCAGGCGGATGCGCTGAGCATGTTCTGCGCGCACGCGCTTGGCTGCACGGCGAAGGGTCTGCCGCTCGCCGGTGCGACCGTCGTCGTCCGCATGAACCTCGAAGACTTGCAGGCCGGTACGGGTTCCGCCCTCATCGACGGCGTCGACCAACCGGTCGGGGCCGGTGTCGTCCGGCGGATGGCCGCCGGAGGCGGAGTGATCCCCTGCGTCCTCGGCGGGGGCAGCGAGATCCTCGACTGGGGTCGCGAGAAGCGGCTGTTCACGCGGGCGCAGCGCCTGGCTCTGGTCGAACGCGACGGAGGGTGCGCGATGTGCGGACTCCCACCCGAGATGACCAGGGCTCATCACATCCGTTGGTGGCAGCGACATCGCGGCAAGACCGACCTCTCCAACGGAGTGCTGCTGTGCGAGACGTGTCACCATCGCATTCACGACAACGGATGGGATATCCGGATCGACGGCGCAGGAGTGGGAGCGAGGGTCTGGTTCATCCCACCGCCGTACGTTGACCGAGACCGCACTCCGAGGCTGGGCGGCAGGGCACGCTTCGACATCGCGGCATGA
- a CDS encoding SRPBCC family protein codes for MPVTDITTDPQSLTMTLTAEFPAPVERVWKAFTDPSQLERFWGPPGWPATFGDIDLTVGARVQYRMTSPRGERSSGSWEFLSIDEPRSFEVIDSFVTDDGEPLDGFPAMRMTFEFHETPEGARLVNTTYFDNADALEQVVAMGAIEGSRMAMAQLDAVLQDLREYAEGKGTRVELLDDTHVRITRLVNGPRELVWRAHHEPDLIRQWMLGPDGWEMTECVATTTVGESYRNSWAPVGDAEGEPFGFEGEVLLVDAPRRAVTTERMQGMPTETLNDLNLYEEDGATLVTVLIEYPDKETRDMILATGMADGMESSFQRLEREVLTAARP; via the coding sequence ATGCCTGTCACCGACATCACCACCGATCCGCAGAGTCTCACGATGACGCTGACCGCCGAGTTCCCCGCGCCCGTCGAACGGGTCTGGAAGGCGTTCACCGACCCCAGCCAGCTCGAGCGGTTCTGGGGCCCGCCAGGATGGCCGGCGACGTTCGGCGACATCGACCTCACCGTCGGCGCGCGCGTCCAGTACCGCATGACGAGCCCGAGGGGCGAGCGCTCCAGCGGGTCGTGGGAGTTCCTCTCCATCGACGAGCCGCGGTCGTTCGAGGTCATCGATTCGTTCGTCACGGACGACGGCGAGCCCCTCGACGGGTTCCCGGCGATGCGCATGACGTTCGAGTTCCACGAGACCCCTGAGGGGGCGCGACTCGTGAACACGACGTACTTCGACAACGCCGATGCGCTCGAGCAGGTGGTCGCGATGGGTGCGATCGAGGGTTCGCGGATGGCGATGGCCCAGCTGGATGCCGTCCTGCAGGACCTCCGCGAATACGCGGAGGGCAAGGGGACGCGCGTCGAGCTGCTCGACGACACGCACGTGCGCATCACGCGGCTCGTCAACGGTCCGCGCGAGCTCGTGTGGCGCGCGCACCACGAACCGGATCTGATCCGGCAGTGGATGCTCGGACCGGACGGATGGGAGATGACCGAGTGCGTCGCGACCACGACCGTCGGCGAGAGCTACCGCAACTCGTGGGCTCCGGTCGGCGACGCCGAGGGGGAGCCGTTCGGCTTCGAGGGCGAGGTGCTGCTCGTCGATGCCCCGCGCCGCGCGGTCACCACCGAGCGGATGCAGGGCATGCCCACCGAGACCCTCAACGACCTCAACCTTTATGAGGAGGACGGCGCCACCCTCGTCACGGTGCTCATCGAGTACCCCGACAAGGAGACGCGCGACATGATCCTCGCCACCGGCATGGCCGACGGCATGGAGTCGTCGTTCCAGCGCCTGGAGCGCGAGGTGCTCACCGCCGCCCGTCCCTGA
- a CDS encoding GntR family transcriptional regulator has protein sequence MTNTLGDRRVQRHAPIREQVAAILRDAIVQMELRPGQVLIERELCEMTSASRPSVREALRQLESEGLVESRTGRGTVVAAPSRDQAEQLYQVRAELEGMAVELFTTRADDAQRAQLREAFDALERAVKSRPYGDVEAGVAAEMLAAKDRIYGIFIEGAGNEILSEMVGGLQRRVTQLRALTMTNPGRLQASLEEIRTIVEAVERKDAGAARRAATTHVEMAARTALSFVRGT, from the coding sequence ATGACGAACACCTTGGGAGATCGGCGCGTTCAGCGTCATGCTCCGATCCGAGAACAGGTCGCCGCCATCCTGCGGGACGCGATCGTCCAGATGGAGCTTCGTCCCGGGCAGGTCCTCATCGAGCGGGAACTGTGCGAGATGACCTCGGCAAGTCGGCCGTCGGTGCGCGAGGCGCTGCGGCAGCTCGAGTCGGAAGGGCTCGTCGAGTCGAGGACCGGCCGGGGAACCGTCGTCGCCGCACCGTCTCGAGATCAGGCCGAGCAGTTGTACCAAGTGCGCGCCGAACTCGAGGGTATGGCTGTCGAGTTGTTCACCACTCGGGCAGATGATGCGCAGCGCGCGCAATTGCGGGAAGCCTTCGACGCTCTCGAACGCGCCGTGAAATCGCGGCCGTACGGCGATGTGGAGGCGGGTGTGGCGGCAGAGATGCTCGCCGCGAAGGACCGGATCTACGGCATCTTCATCGAGGGGGCCGGCAACGAGATCCTCAGTGAGATGGTGGGCGGATTGCAACGCCGCGTCACGCAGCTGCGCGCGCTGACGATGACCAATCCCGGCAGACTCCAGGCGAGCCTCGAGGAGATCCGCACGATCGTGGAAGCGGTCGAGCGGAAGGATGCCGGCGCGGCTCGCCGCGCGGCGACGACCCACGTGGAGATGGCCGCACGAACGGCGCTGTCGTTCGTGCGCGGTACCTGA
- a CDS encoding NAD(P)-binding domain-containing protein, whose translation MTEAPALSLVGLGNMGAAMAARWVDGGVAVHGFDVSEGARAALEQTGGTAYPTAADAARASTVCVLMLPDSRIVDAVLADLLAQDALAPGALVIDMSSSEPMSSRVNADRLADVGVDFIDAPVSGGVRGVVAGTLAIMAGGDDRLVGRAKPILEHLGSVTHVGPVGAGHAAKALNNLVSASHLWMTSEAVLVAERFGIEPSTMVEVLNASTGRSVSSEVKWPKFILNEAYDSGFFARLLSKDASVATGLAAELGLPPLMGVQVAELWREAVAEMEPSADHTAIAQWIRGRLDAEGERR comes from the coding sequence GTGACTGAGGCTCCGGCGCTCAGCCTGGTCGGCCTCGGAAACATGGGAGCGGCGATGGCCGCGCGTTGGGTGGACGGCGGCGTTGCCGTGCATGGATTCGACGTGTCGGAGGGGGCGCGTGCCGCCCTCGAGCAGACCGGTGGAACGGCGTACCCGACTGCCGCGGACGCCGCGCGTGCCTCCACCGTGTGCGTCCTCATGCTCCCTGACAGCAGGATCGTCGACGCCGTCCTCGCCGACCTGCTCGCACAGGATGCGCTGGCCCCCGGCGCTCTCGTCATCGACATGAGTTCGTCGGAGCCGATGAGCTCCCGGGTCAATGCCGACCGACTGGCCGACGTCGGAGTCGACTTCATCGACGCCCCCGTGTCGGGCGGCGTGCGCGGAGTCGTCGCCGGGACGCTCGCGATCATGGCCGGAGGCGACGACAGGCTCGTCGGACGCGCCAAGCCGATCCTTGAGCACCTGGGATCCGTGACGCACGTGGGTCCGGTGGGGGCGGGGCACGCGGCGAAGGCCTTGAACAACCTCGTGTCGGCCAGTCACCTGTGGATGACGTCGGAAGCGGTGCTCGTCGCCGAGCGATTCGGCATCGAACCGTCCACCATGGTCGAAGTTCTGAACGCCTCGACCGGTCGCAGCGTGTCCAGCGAGGTGAAGTGGCCCAAGTTCATCCTCAACGAAGCCTACGACTCCGGTTTCTTCGCCCGGCTGCTGAGCAAGGATGCGAGCGTGGCCACCGGGCTCGCCGCCGAACTGGGCCTTCCTCCTCTCATGGGTGTGCAGGTGGCAGAACTCTGGCGCGAGGCTGTCGCGGAGATGGAGCCGAGCGCGGACCACACGGCCATCGCGCAGTGGATCCGCGGACGCCTTGATGCCGAGGGGGAGCGCCGGTGA
- a CDS encoding MBL fold metallo-hydrolase translates to MLAHSTYDIAAVKYGALATMRSDVFLNYADYRESDEPTGLSYYFWVVRNGDRVVLVDTGFDPAVGARRGRTTLIDPFDAWTALGVPDEEDTTVVLTHAHYDHIGNVRRLKRARFVMAAAEYDFWISRPRQQRITRQVIEEDELAVLAELRASGRLTLIEDSQELVPGIDLLLAPGHTPGQLMLHVQTAEGGVLLAADAIHVDEELDRRMPFRHMCDIVAAADSYEIVDHLRTSGAVTHVIAGHEPSLMERFPTHPALPEHTIVLGSSAA, encoded by the coding sequence GTGCTCGCCCACTCCACCTACGACATCGCCGCCGTAAAGTACGGGGCTCTCGCGACCATGCGCTCCGACGTGTTCCTCAACTACGCCGACTACCGGGAATCGGATGAGCCGACGGGGCTGTCGTACTACTTCTGGGTCGTGCGCAACGGCGATCGCGTCGTCCTCGTCGACACCGGCTTCGACCCCGCGGTAGGGGCTCGGCGCGGCCGTACCACCCTCATCGACCCGTTCGATGCGTGGACGGCACTCGGCGTGCCCGATGAGGAGGACACCACGGTCGTCCTGACCCACGCACACTACGACCACATCGGCAATGTGCGCCGCCTGAAGCGGGCGCGCTTCGTCATGGCCGCCGCCGAGTACGACTTCTGGATCTCCCGTCCGCGGCAACAGCGGATCACCCGTCAGGTGATCGAAGAGGACGAACTCGCCGTCCTCGCCGAGCTGCGCGCCTCCGGCCGCCTCACGTTGATCGAGGACTCGCAGGAGCTCGTGCCGGGAATCGACCTGCTCCTTGCGCCGGGACACACCCCCGGCCAGCTCATGCTTCACGTGCAGACCGCGGAGGGAGGCGTCCTGCTCGCCGCCGACGCGATCCACGTCGATGAAGAACTGGACCGGCGCATGCCCTTCCGGCACATGTGCGACATCGTCGCGGCCGCCGACAGCTACGAGATCGTCGACCACCTGAGAACTTCCGGCGCCGTCACGCATGTGATCGCCGGTCATGAACCGTCTCTCATGGAGCGGTTCCCCACCCATCCCGCCTTGCCCGAGCACACCATCGTGCTGGGCAGCAGCGCGGCGTGA
- a CDS encoding ArsR/SmtB family transcription factor, translating into MVAQTELSETEIDRVFHALATATRRDILRRTITEEQSVSTLAGDYDMSFAAVQKHVAVLEVAGLIIKRAEGRERLVRANPEMIARARALLARYEELWRARISRLDDLLTTDAQHANEGV; encoded by the coding sequence ATGGTTGCACAAACGGAACTGAGCGAAACGGAGATCGACCGTGTCTTCCACGCATTGGCGACGGCGACACGGCGTGACATCCTGCGCCGGACGATCACCGAAGAGCAGTCCGTGTCGACCCTCGCGGGCGACTACGACATGTCCTTCGCGGCGGTGCAGAAGCATGTCGCCGTACTCGAGGTCGCGGGCCTCATCATCAAGCGCGCCGAGGGACGCGAGCGGCTCGTCCGTGCGAATCCCGAGATGATCGCGCGCGCACGGGCGCTGCTCGCCCGATACGAAGAGCTGTGGCGGGCTCGCATCTCCCGCCTGGACGACCTGCTCACCACGGATGCACAGCACGCGAACGAAGGAGTTTGA
- a CDS encoding carboxymuconolactone decarboxylase family protein, translating into MTDFDLRAAATARFAWNAAWDQTLTRRPEYVSAALGLDSAAERSGHLDPKTRAFVRIALNATMTHLAPHATRCAIRDAVAAGATHEEIVEVLFVACTISVHAMNADVLAEVLEERGERTGPAPLSEAQERIRADFAATRGYWRDFLDLTLELAPDFLDAYLAFSGAPWEHGVLEPKVREFLYLAFDTSATHLHMTGLRIHMHNALDHGATPEEIVEVMTIAAGMGLQSLDLAMPILSEEFVSD; encoded by the coding sequence GTGACCGACTTCGATCTGCGCGCGGCCGCTACTGCGCGGTTCGCCTGGAACGCCGCGTGGGACCAGACGCTGACCCGACGCCCGGAGTACGTCTCCGCAGCACTCGGGCTGGACAGCGCCGCAGAGCGAAGCGGGCATCTCGACCCGAAGACCCGCGCCTTCGTCCGGATCGCATTGAACGCGACGATGACCCATCTCGCCCCGCACGCCACGCGGTGCGCGATCCGGGATGCCGTCGCCGCCGGCGCGACCCATGAGGAGATCGTCGAGGTGCTCTTCGTCGCGTGCACGATCTCCGTGCACGCGATGAACGCGGATGTCCTCGCAGAGGTGCTCGAAGAGCGGGGTGAGCGCACCGGTCCTGCGCCGCTCTCCGAGGCCCAGGAGCGGATCAGGGCCGATTTCGCCGCGACGCGTGGATACTGGCGCGACTTCCTCGATCTCACCCTCGAACTCGCGCCCGACTTCCTCGACGCCTATCTCGCCTTCTCCGGTGCCCCTTGGGAGCACGGCGTCCTCGAACCGAAGGTGCGGGAGTTCCTCTACCTGGCGTTCGACACCTCGGCCACGCACCTGCACATGACCGGTCTGCGTATCCACATGCACAACGCGCTGGACCACGGTGCGACGCCGGAGGAGATCGTCGAGGTGATGACCATCGCAGCGGGTATGGGGCTCCAGTCGCTCGACCTCGCGATGCCCATTCTCTCTGAAGAGTTTGTATCTGACTGA
- the pcaC gene encoding 4-carboxymuconolactone decarboxylase, translating to MTPIGIGELNVTFTKEPSHEATYDAGLAVRRAVLGSEYVDASLSNATDFNSALQDLVTEYCWGAVWTRDGLERRDRSLLNLAMMTALNRPHELALHVRGALNNGLSREEIREVFLQTAIYAGIPAAIESFKVAQAVFTEEDARD from the coding sequence GTGACACCCATCGGAATCGGAGAACTGAACGTGACCTTCACGAAAGAGCCCTCGCACGAGGCCACCTACGACGCAGGCCTCGCGGTGCGCCGCGCGGTCCTCGGCAGCGAGTACGTCGACGCATCACTGTCGAACGCGACGGACTTCAACTCGGCGCTGCAGGACCTCGTCACGGAATACTGCTGGGGTGCGGTCTGGACCCGGGACGGCCTGGAGCGGCGGGACCGGAGCCTGCTCAACCTCGCCATGATGACGGCCCTGAACCGCCCGCACGAGCTCGCCCTGCACGTGCGCGGCGCCCTGAACAACGGTCTCTCGCGCGAGGAGATCCGCGAGGTCTTCCTCCAGACCGCGATCTACGCCGGCATCCCCGCGGCCATCGAGTCGTTCAAGGTCGCTCAGGCCGTGTTCACCGAGGAGGATGCGCGTGACTGA
- a CDS encoding ABC1 kinase family protein has protein sequence MDSADVGRTAHRARYRRIVAFAAREFIKIWWFELVLPKFWLSSISERTRGPRMLRFARRFHTLAVELGGLMIKVGQFMSSRLDVLPPEITDELAGLQDEVPAVPYSAIKKLAEAELGVPLDRAFAWVDENALAAASLGQVHRARLSELDAADTGLLDVVVKVQRPGIDEIVAVDLAALRRVGGWLRRVRIVSDRVDAPALVEEFAQTSLEEIDYLHEAANGERFRDAFADNPRVDTPEIVWERTTRRVLTLSDVTAIKINDTAALRRAGIDPSEVADAFAEVMFDQVFTHGFVHADPHPGNIFVTPTPGTDRGWKFTFVDFGMMAEVPASLRGGLRTLLIAVTARDSKGLVAAAQEIGVLLPTADTVELERALSALFARFGGMGFAELAKVDPRDFKDFADEFGDMVRALPLQLPENMLLLIRAVSLTSGMCSALDPSFNVWDAAEPYTGRLLRDESGNLMQDFARQAMATANTTMGLPQRIDDVITRIDDGTVSIDTSRLERRLDSLIRIGRRAVAAVLFAGLVVGGALLLDPNPGLGTTLIAVSALPLLYAVFSGVGKR, from the coding sequence ATGGACTCTGCGGACGTCGGACGCACCGCCCACCGAGCCCGGTATCGCCGCATCGTCGCGTTCGCCGCCCGCGAGTTCATCAAGATCTGGTGGTTCGAGCTCGTCCTGCCGAAGTTCTGGCTGTCGTCGATCTCCGAACGCACCCGAGGACCGCGCATGCTGCGGTTCGCCCGCCGGTTCCACACCCTCGCGGTCGAACTCGGCGGGCTCATGATCAAGGTCGGCCAGTTCATGTCGTCGCGCCTCGATGTGCTCCCGCCTGAGATCACCGACGAGCTCGCCGGGCTGCAGGACGAAGTGCCCGCCGTGCCGTATTCAGCCATCAAGAAGCTCGCCGAGGCTGAACTCGGGGTGCCGCTCGATCGCGCGTTCGCCTGGGTCGACGAGAACGCGCTCGCCGCGGCATCCCTCGGCCAGGTCCACCGTGCGCGCCTCTCCGAACTCGACGCCGCCGACACCGGGCTCCTCGACGTCGTCGTCAAGGTGCAGCGCCCCGGCATCGACGAGATCGTCGCCGTCGACCTCGCCGCGCTCCGCCGCGTCGGCGGGTGGCTGCGCCGCGTCCGCATCGTGTCGGACCGCGTCGACGCACCGGCACTCGTCGAGGAGTTCGCGCAGACGAGCCTCGAGGAGATCGACTACCTGCACGAGGCGGCGAACGGCGAACGGTTCCGGGATGCCTTCGCCGACAATCCCCGCGTCGACACACCGGAGATCGTCTGGGAGCGCACCACCCGACGCGTGCTCACCCTGTCTGACGTCACGGCGATCAAGATCAACGACACCGCCGCCCTCCGCCGCGCAGGCATCGATCCGTCCGAGGTCGCCGACGCCTTCGCCGAGGTGATGTTCGACCAGGTCTTCACGCATGGATTCGTGCACGCCGACCCGCACCCCGGCAACATCTTCGTCACCCCGACACCGGGAACGGACCGCGGGTGGAAGTTCACCTTCGTCGACTTCGGCATGATGGCCGAGGTGCCCGCGTCGCTGCGCGGCGGACTGCGCACCCTGCTCATCGCCGTCACCGCCCGCGACAGCAAAGGCCTCGTCGCCGCCGCCCAGGAGATCGGAGTGCTGCTGCCGACGGCGGACACCGTCGAACTCGAGCGTGCCCTCAGCGCCCTGTTCGCGCGATTCGGTGGCATGGGCTTCGCCGAACTCGCCAAGGTCGACCCCCGCGACTTCAAGGACTTCGCGGACGAGTTCGGCGACATGGTCCGCGCGCTGCCCCTGCAGCTCCCCGAGAACATGCTGCTGCTCATCCGGGCGGTGTCACTGACGAGCGGAATGTGCAGCGCCCTGGACCCCTCCTTCAACGTCTGGGATGCCGCAGAGCCGTACACCGGGCGACTGCTGCGTGACGAGAGCGGCAACCTCATGCAGGACTTCGCGCGTCAGGCGATGGCGACCGCGAACACCACCATGGGACTCCCGCAGCGCATCGACGACGTGATCACGCGGATCGACGACGGCACGGTCTCCATCGACACGTCACGCCTCGAACGACGTCTCGACTCGCTCATCCGCATCGGCCGCCGGGCGGTCGCCGCGGTCCTGTTCGCGGGACTCGTGGTCGGTGGCGCGCTCCTACTCGATCCGAACCCCGGACTCGGCACGACGCTGATCGCGGTCTCCGCGCTGCCGCTGCTCTATGCCGTGTTCTCCGGGGTCGGCAAGCGCTGA
- a CDS encoding cysteine hydrolase family protein has product MTHAGTTALLVIDAQESFRQRTQEWAQTANPRVLENIARLVDRARVLGETVAWVTHSEPGSGGVFDPAQGFVRVVSDLDPLPTEMAVTKTSVNAFTSTDLEERLRDAGVTRVVICGIRTDQCCETTARVAADLGFDVVFVTDATTTSPIEADGGLAAVSGEDIMRRTEAILAARGFATISSTERLVES; this is encoded by the coding sequence ATGACGCATGCAGGCACCACAGCTCTTCTCGTGATCGACGCGCAGGAGTCGTTCCGTCAGCGCACGCAGGAATGGGCGCAGACGGCGAACCCCCGCGTGCTCGAGAACATCGCCCGCCTCGTCGACCGCGCGCGGGTGCTCGGCGAGACGGTGGCGTGGGTGACCCATTCGGAACCGGGGTCGGGTGGGGTGTTCGATCCCGCGCAGGGGTTCGTGAGAGTGGTGTCCGATCTCGATCCGCTCCCCACTGAAATGGCCGTGACCAAGACGTCCGTCAACGCGTTCACCTCGACCGACCTCGAGGAACGGCTGCGGGATGCCGGCGTGACGCGCGTCGTGATCTGCGGCATCCGCACGGATCAGTGCTGCGAGACGACCGCACGCGTCGCCGCCGACCTGGGGTTCGATGTCGTCTTCGTCACCGACGCGACGACGACCTCGCCGATCGAGGCCGACGGAGGGCTCGCCGCGGTGTCGGGCGAGGACATCATGCGCCGGACCGAGGCCATTCTCGCCGCACGCGGGTTCGCGACGATCTCGTCCACCGAACGCCTCGTCGAGTCGTGA